Proteins encoded by one window of Ulvibacter sp. MAR_2010_11:
- the murB gene encoding UDP-N-acetylmuramate dehydrogenase produces MQIEHNKSLKLFNTFGIDCKADLFAEIQTVPELKEALAEAKNKPLFILGGGSNMLLTKDVHAFVLYINLKGISVVSEDDDFITMQVMAGENWHEFVQYCIEHDYGGVENLSLIPGNVGTAPIQNIGAYGVELKDVFKSCTAVAIETQQERTFSKEECKFDYRNSIFKSEIKGKYIITSVTFTLSKWKHILHTSYGAIKDHLAAKHIDIPTIKDISEAVIAIRQSKLPDPKELGNSGSFFKNPVVDGETFKSFRLQYPDAPFYEVSATEFKIPAAWLIEQAGFKGQRFGDAGVHKNQALVLVNHGDATGNEIWELAIKIQKAVKEKFGIYIEPEVNVF; encoded by the coding sequence ATGCAAATTGAACACAACAAATCACTTAAATTATTCAATACCTTCGGAATTGATTGTAAAGCCGATTTGTTTGCTGAAATACAAACGGTTCCCGAATTAAAAGAAGCACTTGCCGAAGCAAAAAACAAACCCCTATTTATTTTAGGTGGAGGAAGCAATATGCTGCTCACCAAAGATGTTCACGCCTTTGTCTTGTATATCAATTTAAAAGGTATTTCGGTGGTTTCCGAAGATGACGATTTCATTACCATGCAGGTAATGGCCGGCGAGAACTGGCATGAATTTGTGCAATACTGCATCGAACACGATTATGGAGGAGTTGAAAATTTATCGCTCATCCCCGGAAATGTAGGTACTGCTCCTATTCAGAATATTGGTGCCTATGGCGTCGAACTTAAAGATGTTTTTAAGAGTTGTACTGCTGTTGCTATTGAAACACAACAGGAACGAACTTTCAGTAAGGAGGAATGTAAATTCGACTACAGAAACTCAATTTTTAAATCCGAAATTAAAGGGAAATATATTATCACTTCCGTGACCTTTACCCTCTCAAAGTGGAAACATATTTTGCATACCTCCTACGGGGCGATAAAAGATCATCTAGCGGCAAAGCACATCGATATCCCTACCATTAAAGATATTTCGGAAGCGGTAATTGCCATTCGACAATCCAAACTACCCGACCCGAAAGAATTGGGGAATAGCGGAAGTTTTTTCAAAAATCCTGTAGTTGATGGTGAGACTTTTAAAAGCTTCCGACTGCAATATCCGGATGCTCCCTTTTATGAAGTTTCAGCGACCGAATTTAAAATTCCCGCTGCCTGGTTAATAGAACAGGCGGGATTTAAAGGACAGCGCTTTGGCGATGCGGGAGTGCATAAAAATCAGGCGTTGGTGCTTGTAAATCACGGTGATGCCACCGGAAATGAAATTTGGGAGCTCGCCATAAAAATTCAGAAGGCGGTAAAAGAAAAATTCGGGATCTACATTGAGCCCGAAGTGAATGTGTTTTAA